CTCTTCAGTGAGGAAGCCGAGAGGAGCATCTTTGTTGGGAAGCTCAGAGAGTACTTGAAGGAGAGCAGATTTGACCTGCATCTGTCTGAGAtgaaggagcagagcctgatGAAACGGGCAGTCacccaggagcagagaaaacaaattctaGAGACTTTCTTCAGGCACCTGTTTGCTCAGGTGTGTAGAGGTGTAGCAAGCCCTGATGTATGAGGGAAGGTATTTCTGTATTGATTAAACAATGAACACTGGGGCTGGTGCTTTCTGGAAGAGCTGGTAAGCCACACACAAACAAGCTGCCAATACTTCCAGGAAATGCATTTTACCTTGCAGAAGACAAAGGGAGATCCCCGACAGTGATACAAGTGTCTAAAGTGGCAAAGAGACTATGGGGTGATGTAAGAGGTCTCCAGAGTGGTCAGTCACGAGGAGTGTGAAAAGTCACATTGTGTAGGAGGGACACGGAACTTTCTCCATGGTATCTGCCATGAGTTTGGTGCCAGGGAGCCACCAGTCCTTGTGCAATAGGTCAGAAAGGAAACACCAGCCTTCTGCTTAGCCATCACTCACAGCATTCCTTTTGTGGGACACAACCTGCAGGTGCTGGAAATCGACAGATCCGACGCCGGGGAGCTCAGCTTTGAATCTTCACAGAAGGCAAGGGAGTCTCTTACCtgtgagctgagcagggctgagttTGCTGAAGCCCTGGGGCTCAAAGAGCACTCCATGTTCGTGGAGTCCATGTTCTCCCTGGCTGACAAAGATGGCAATGGCTACATCTCTTTTCGGGAGTTCCTGGACATCTTGGTGGTCTTCATGAAaggtgggagctggagctggttaatccctctgtctgctgcccttGGACCTCTTTCTAGGCTCTGTCAGAGCAGAGGACATGGTTCACCCAGCAGGTCAACCTGTAGACACTGCTACAGGTTAAAATTTCCTTCACTCAGGACAGCTTCAGCTTGGGTTATGGGGCATGACAAGGTAACTGTGTTTTCTGGAAGATGGTTCACGAGGGGAGCTGTCTTCCACCACCACAGATATGTCAGCCCTTTCTCCTGAGGGGAGATCCTGTGCATCCTGGACCTGGGAGGTCACAGCAACTGTGTCTGATATCTGATTCTCCATAAATGACCACTGGAATGGTGGATTCACAGGTGGAAGTGTTGAATGCCAGATTCAATCAAAAAAACTCCCAGAAAAATCATTGCTCTGCAAAAGCacactttgaaaaataatgcaCAAGAAAGAATGTGTGTCTACACAATATTTCACCTTGCACTTGAGAAAGTCAAGTGGAAGGGTGAGACTCCACTGCTGCAGGGTCCAGACACTCAAAACCAACATATGAAATCATCTTTGTTGATGAAGATAGGATCTAGTTCTTACTttgcctcttcctctccccaccaGGGTCCCCAGAGGAGAAGTCCAAGGTGATGTTCAGGATGTATGACATTGATGAGAATGGGTTCCTCTCCAAGGAGGAGTTTCTGAGGATGCTCAGGTactctccctcctctcctaATGTTTTCACAATGTTTATAGACTTGTCTTCAGAAGCAGCTCCCAGTTTCTGTGCACAAGTGCAACCAAGAGCCCATTTCTCCCATGAAACTGGTCTGGGACTCTGCTCTGTGTTATTTGAGGGACTCAGCTGGTGTTTCCATCTCACCTCCTTGCTCCAGGTCCTTCATTGAGATCTCCAACAACTGCCTGTCAAGAGaacaggcagagcaggtgaCCGAGTCCATGTTCCGGGCCTCGGGCTTTCAGGACAGGGATGAGCTGACGTGGGAGAATTTCCATTACATGCTGCGGGACCACGACAGCGAGCTTCGGCTCACCCAGCTCTGCGTCAGAGGTCAGTGgcaccagccctgggacagcccagctcctgcaaggCTGGAGGCAATGGGCACCACCACTGCCTCTCAAATCCTGGCCCTTCAGCATTCCCACATCCACTGCAGTAATGGGGCATCAGCTGTTGCTTTGTGTGTGATGTCTGGGTCAGTTCAGAGCTTTTCCCCGCCCACAGGAGATTCCTAAACTTTGTCTTGCACTTTCTGAATGGTTGTTTGTCCTTTTGTCTCCTCAAAGGTATCCCTGAGGTCTCCAAGCAAAATCTGCGCAACTGCGTCTCCTTCATAAGAAAGAGCGAGCCAAAAGGGTAAGCTCCCTTCCTTGGTGCCACTGTTCTCTTCCTGCCCTGGCTCACATCCATCCTCCACCCCAAGCTTCCCAACAAATGCTCCCACCAGATGTtggagctcccagcactggggaaggggtgggaaGTGCATGCTGCGGTGAGGCTGCTGtcctcctccccaggcacagccagaagGGAGGAACTGCCTCCTGCAGGGCCCTGTTGCACCCTCTGTGTGGAGATGGAGTCCTGCATTGCTCTTCAGATGGAGGGGTTATCTTGGCGTGAATCCAGACCATGTGCAATTGGAGTCAATGCAGGCAGGCTTGCGGAAAAGACTGGACATGTTCCCAGCTGAGCTTGGGATGGGAAgtggagagaaggggaaaattTTGGCGAGCATCTCTAACAAATAGAACTGTGGGCTAGACATAGCTCTTTTTCCACAGAACTATctcagaggagaggaaagacaCAAATCTGGACACTGTGAGTCACTACATGGAGCGAAAAGGCCAAGAACTGAGGAGAAGACCAGGAAGAAAGTGAGTCCCCTCCCCATCTGTGCTTCTGGGGCTTGGGCTTATCCTGTTTGCTGTTTCTCATACCTCCATGTCAGACTGGGTAGCCCTCTAGTCAAATGTCACTGCTCCAAGGAGGCACTCATTGGCCAAGGAGCTACAGAAAGAATCCCATCTTGGCGGGACAGCACCATAGCTGGGTCTGGGTGATGTGCCtctacaaaaaaaacctccaaacaaaTGAAGTGGCCAACTCCAGAGGTTGGCATAATGGCTTTTAGAGAGGGGTCTTGTCTGACAGTTGCTGCCTGTGTTCCTCTGCTtcttgggctgctgctggttcACCTGAGCTGCCTACAAGGCGGCAGGAGAGAATTTGGtcctccctgctgtggcagcagcaggtaTTTCTTCAAGgaagcagttcagctgctgttATTGTTGGCCATAATACCTTGGTTTGCCTTAATTGCACCAATTAAGGAAGTTCGCCTTTAGCAGATAATTTTTTGATGGTTGAATATTACTATAAAACTTACAGTTCTCACCTACAGTTTCATTTGTGAGTCACTGCCTCCACTTCTGCTACCAGCTTTTGAAGGCATTGTAGAGCAGGCTGACCTGAGTTCACCCTCAGATGGCGTGTGCTCTGCAGGTCACCCCTGTCACTGATGTGCAGGAGCACTTTAAAAGGAAACCCAAACCTGGGCCCTGAGCTGTTCCTTGCTAGGGAAACCTCACAGTGACACCAGCACTCCTGCATTTGTCAGGGCAAACAACTACCAGCTGCATCTGTACACGGAAGCACAACGGAAGAAGTACGAGAGGAACAGAGTGCAGCAGAAGATCCAGGAGTTCAAGCGCTTCGTTGAGAATTACCGGCGCCACATCGTCTGTGTCATCCTCTTCTCTGCCATCACTGCTGGTGTCTTTGCTGAGAGAGCCTACTGTGagtgcccaccctgccctgctgagggggCACAGGCTTCCTGCCTCAACGCTGGTCGTTGCCTGGGGCACGATGGGCACAACTTTGGGCAGCAGTGTCAGTCCTCCCCTGGACTGAGTCCCcaaaggttggaagggatctctggaaGGGTCTGGTCCAATGCCCTCCTCAGACAAAACCCTTTTCCAAAGCTGAATGAGGGCTGCTGAAGGCCTTGTCTAGAGAAGCTGCAAAGAGTTGCAAGGCTGGTGATTCTACCACCTTGCTGGGCCTGTGCTGGTTTTTGAAATTCTCCCCATGGAGAATTTCCAGAATTTAGACCTGAGTTTTCTACAGTGTAACTCGTGCTCACATCCTTCCACTTTGCATCCCAGAGAAAGACTTGCTCTGTGTGCCCATGGCTGCAGACAGCCAGCTTCCCTGACCCATCTCCTCTAGCCTGAACAAGCccatttccctcagcctttcccttaCACAGACATAGCTCTATGATGtcctccagctcccacccctCCTGGTGGTCTCCACTGGACTTATTCCAGTTTATGGACTCCTCTTATATTGGATTCCTCAACTGAGGCCACAGTCCCAAGGTGCAGATTCCCAGGTGGACATTCTTCTCCCTGGATCTCCAAGGACACCCTGTCATCCAGCAGTTCTGGGTCATTGTGCCCCTTTCCTCACACAAACCCATCCCTGACGTCCTGTTTTTGATGGAGCCACACAGGTGGCTGTCCCCTTGCTGCAGGAAGGGTGATGGCCCTCAGCGCTGGGCACACGACaccccctctgctctctctccccaGACTACGCCTTTGCATCCCCCAGCACTGGAATTGCACAGACCACCTTAGTGGGGATCATCATCTCCAGGGGATCAGCTGCCTCCATCTCCTTCATGTACTCCTACATCCTGCTCACCATGTGCCGCAACCTCATCACCGTCCTGAGGGAGACCTTCCTCAATCACTACATCCCCTTCGACGCCGCCGTCGACTTCCACCGCTGGATTGCCATGGCAGCCCTGATTTTCTCAGGTGGGtgggctgctggggcactgccaccccccAGCAGAGGACCAGCCCATCATGCCATGGCAGGACCAGGCAGAAGCTTAAAGACCTTGCAGAGACATAGATGTCTTGCACTACAGCAAAGGAGTCCTCAGAGTGACTTCAGGTCCCAGGGGACATCAGCAGAGTCTGACACACCTCCATCCACACCAAGCgatgtttctttctctgtgttttttctcttacaGTGCTCCACACTGCGGGTCACATAGTGAATGTCTACATCTTCTCAATCACACCTCTCAGTGTGCTGTCCTGCCTTTTCTCCACTGTCTTTACAAATGATGGGTAGGTGGAATTTGAAGCAAAGTCCTGGGCAtggacagaaatgaaaatggaaacCATTAGTTCATTCTGGTCACTCCACGGTGCAATCTCTTGTTCTTTTCCAGGTCACAGCTCCCACAGAAGTATTACTGGTGGTTCTTCCAAACTATTCCAGGTGAGAACACCTAGCAGGCAGACCTCCACACCTGTGTCCAGGATGGGCAGCCCCCTGTCCAGTGCAGTCAGAGCGCCTGTGCGGCTGCCCTGTTCTCCCCCATGGGCCTCTCAACTCTTCCTCTCACAGGCATGACAGGAGTGCTGCTGCTCGTGGTCCTTGCTGTGATGTACGTGTTTGCCACACGCCACTTCCGGCGCGTCAGCTTCCAGGGATTTTGGATCACTCACCACCTCTACATGCTGCTCTACATCCTGGTAAAGgatctgggctggaagggagggaTGGTGCCCATGCACTGCAAGCCTGTAGGTGAACTCAGCCCAGCTGATGAGATAGAGTAGCTTGGGGTAGTCCCAAGGGAGATGGTAGCCCCAGTCCTGGCTCCCCATTGCTGTTGAGCTGCCACCAAATCATCCCTGGGGTGATGACTTGTCCTGCTAAAGggttctgctccctgcccaggtcaTCATCCATGGCAGCTATGCACTGATCCAGCAGCCCCGTTTCTACATGTACTTCATCATCCCAGCTCTCATCTACACTGCAGACAAGCTGTACAGCCTGAGCAGGAAGAAGGTGGAGATCAGTGTGGTGaaagctgagctcctgccctcAGGTACCACaacagcaccagcccagcccaggctccctgcaagagcaccaggggctgcaccaCTGCAGGAACACCAACTCCTCAACATCTCCAACTTACCGGAGCCCCCTCCCAATCTCCCCACAGGTGTCACCCACCTGCAGTTCCAGCGGCCACAGGACTTTGACTACAAGTCTGGGCAGTGGGTGCGCATCGCCTGCGTGGGCCTGGGCACCACGGAGTACCACCCCTTCACGCTGACCTCGGCCCCGCACGACGACACCCTGAGCCTGCACATCCGCGCCGTCGGGCCCTGGACCACCCGGCTCCGGGAGCTCTACTCTCCCAAGAGCCTGGCCCTCCTCGGCGCGCTGCCCAAGGTGAGCCCTGCACAGCATGTCACCCACGGGGACATCTGAGCCCGAGAGAGAATCTTGGGAATGGGTTGTGCCGAGGGTGAGGCACATCTCCAGCCCTCCCAAGACCTGGGCAAGCAGAGACTAATGCTAACTGCTGATTCCCTTCCAGCTCTACCTGGACGGGCCCTTTGGGGAGGGCCACCAGGAGTGGAACAAGTTTGAGGTGTCGGTGTTGGTGGGAGGAGGCATCGGGGTGACTCCCTTCGCATCCATTCTCAAGGACCTGGTCTTCAAGTCATCCATAAACTCCAAGCTGCTGTGTAAGAAGGTAAGAGTGTCTGAAAGACAAGCCCCCCTGAGAGGTGGGACTCAGTgatctcagagatcttttccaacctcattGATTCATGATTCTGagattcctcctgctgctgctggtttcttTGGGGGTAAAATCCTCCGTGGAGTCCATAGACATTCATAAGGATGCTGGCCCCACTCTGGGCCTCATTCCAATGTGCCACAGATCTACTTCATCTGGGTGACGCGCACACAGCGGCAGTTTGAGTGGCTGACGGACATCATCCGCGAGGTGGAGGAATCAGACAAGAACGGCTTGGTCTCTGTGCACATCTACATCACACAGCTGGCCGAGAAGTTTGATCTGCGCACCACCATGCTGGTGAGCCTGGGCATCCAAGGGGGAGGGTGCCAGGCCATGCCACGCCAGGCCATGCTGGGCTATGCTGGGCCATCTGACGTGCACCAATCTCTCTTTCAGTACATCTGTGAGCGGCACTTCCAGAAGGTGCTGAACAAGAGCCTGTTCACGGGGCTGCGCTCCATCACCCACTTTGGGCGCCCTCCCTTCGTGCCCTTTTTCTGCTCACTGCAGGAGGTGCACCCTGAGGTCAGTGTCTGGCTGGGGACAAGAGGAGGTGCACGCACTGGCCATTGTGGAGGACTGGTCCCATCCTGTCCCCAAGGTCCTGGAGACCTCATTGGCATCTGCACCaagaacagagcagaggggaatgaatcctgttttccctctggagccaggctgagtTTTTTGCCAGGAGCCAGCAATGCCCCATACCAGCTAAACACCTCCTGCTATTGCAGGACCCCGGCTGCAACCACTTACCTGAGCAGGAGGTGTTCCCATCCTTCCTCCATGGCCGTGGCAGCTCCATGGGATTGTAACAACCTCCCCAAAAGCCTCTGGAGGCTGACACAGGCTGCTCAGCCAGCATCCATGCCCAAAGCTGTCAGAGAGCAAGGGGGGCTGGACTGTGGGGAGAACTGGTGCTGCAGTCTGACCTCTTtggctccctccttccccaggtgcAAAAGATCGGCGTGTTCAGCTGTGGCCCACCCGGGATGACAAAGAGTGTGGAGCAGGCTTGCCGGCAGATGAACAAGAAGGACCAGACCTACTTTGCACATCACTATGAGAATTTCTGACCCTACCCCACACTGTTCCaccctctggctgcagctgcaatTTTTCACCCTAGCACCTAGCAGCAATACCTCCAGCAGCCACAGTCCCAGGCTCCCACCCAGCACCCTCCCCAGGTGGAAGCCATGCACAGCTGAGTGCAGGGATACTGAGACTCACACAGCAGAGACCTGTGTGCTAGTAAAGCCTtgccatcccagcactgccctacATGGCCCCAGTGTGAACCCTTGAGCCCTGCTACCATccacacatccctgcagccccacagctaCGGTCAGGCTGGTTGTCCCAACCCAGAAAACCCACTGTTGGAGTTagacccagctctgcccccttAATCACAGAGGACAaagcttctgctctgctggggggTTCAGGGAATGTCTCTGaccagctctggggagcagcttGGTGCCTGCACAACCTGAATTCACAGCACTTTGTTCCAACACCCCTGTGGTGAACAGATGGGAGGAGGAGCCAGCAAGCTCCCTGGTATCCCTCTTTTTGAAACAGCTCTCCTCACATACTCTTCAATGCCTCCTTGTTAATTCTCCAAGCCTTCCCCGGGTTTGCATAGGGCCTTAGTTGTGTTTGCATTGGCTTCTTCCAGCAGAGTCAGTCCTTCAATCAGAAATCAGTTGTACTTGTTTAAGTAATGCCTGGTTTTGCATCATTGCTGCTTTTGCAGGCCATGGTTGAGCTCAAATAAAGCTGATTGAAgtcttaaaacattttcttgccTCCTGTAGTTGGGTCTTGGTCACCTGGGGACTTGCAATACTTGTGGCATAGTGTTGGCcttgctcctggcacagggcatTAACTCCAGCCCACTGGAAAATGGGCCAAGTTGGACAGAGTTTACCCTGCCCTGGTGACATACATGGAGTTGGGGTGGGGGatcacaggcacagccccactgcttATGTCCTCCAGCCCTACTGCCTCCCAGCAAGACCTGATGAAGGAGCAGATCAGACAAGGAGCCCAACCAGCCTGAGCTGTGGGAATAATTCCAACCCTCGGGATGCTAAACAGCCCCCTAAGAGTACAGAGAGCAAGTTTCCATTGCCCAGTAAGAACAATCTTGCAACAGCCACTGGTTTTCCAGCCATGCCAATGGGGATCCCCACAGGACAGGAGTCAGGATGGCCAGTGAATCCCCAGCCATGCCAATGGGATTCCTCCCAGCACGGGAATTTGCTGAGCACATATTTTGACCACTTCTTCTGGCTACAGAAAGTTCCCCTGGGTTATGTCTCATCCCTGTAAAACTCAGTATGGACTTGGGGCTTTCCATCTCTGCCAGGATTAACTTGGCCACATCTGGAATAAACATGAGGTTTCATTTGCAAGTAGTTGGGTTGTTTGAGGCTTCACAGTCCTGCCAACACTGAGCTCAACCTGCACTCTGGTGAGGCTTAGGTCTGCACAGTGCCCTGCAAGCCCCTCCAAACCACCACCCCACACTTCAAGGGACACATCAGGTAGGTCTCAGGAAGCCAGAATTTATTGAGGAAAATTCAGTACCAAGGAAGGAACTGATCTCTCAGTAGTAAATTAACATGACTATAATCAAAGACTAGATTTTTTTCTACCTCATTAGTACCTTGTTTGTGGCTCACAAAATCAGCAGGAAGGCTTGATACTCCCAAATAATTGTGATTTGTTTGCAGTGGTAAAACCTTTGAATGATGCTCACTCAAAACAGTGGTAAAACCTTTGAGTTGATGCTTCACCACATGTCCCATCATGTCTTATCTGTGCTCTTTTCCATGTcaaaagcagctgtgccccccAACAGCCCCTTCATAGGAGGCACAGAAGGACAGGGCTCTCAGCAGGGCCAGTTTCCCTACCTGCAATGGTCCCACGAGGAGCTGTTGGGGGGTGACACAGTAGACATGGTCCCAGCTTGCCTCTAAGTTTCCCCAAAACCCCAGTTCTGAGCTTCGAGAAGAGCATGAAGAGAATGACCTGAATGTGCCAGTGCTTCCCGTGCAGTGGGGAGGGCCAGGCTTTGT
The DNA window shown above is from Serinus canaria isolate serCan28SL12 chromosome 10, serCan2020, whole genome shotgun sequence and carries:
- the DUOX2 gene encoding dual oxidase 2; the protein is MGPAATMLSLVVALVGTWTLGRAQESISWEVQRYDGWYNNLLHHSHGSVGARLLRLLPARYADGVYQALQEPRVPNARRLSAAVARGPAGLPSRRNTTVLAVFFGFHVLLDILEIEKPGCPAEFLNIHIPSGDPVFDPAGTGDVVLPFQRVSWAAGTGQSPNSPREQTNEMTGWLDGSSIYGPSHSWSDALRSFLGGQLAPGLNRNLPRQTDGRVPMWKALDPSTGQGGPQGIYDLGSAWGNENPFLQAESIAWFRYHNHVAAALAQKHPAWSDEDLFQHARKRVIATFQSIVLYEWLPTLLGTRVPEYQGYQQHLDPSLSPEFVAAAGQFLATMVPPGVYKRDTRCRFQNVSVSGASFPAVRLCNSYWSRESPGLQQAEDVDKLLLGMSSQIAEREDNIVVEDLQDYWYGPLKYSRTDYVASWIQRGRDFGLPTYNQVRQHFGLEPLQNWSSLAPHLEPQVLQKVAALYGNNVAELELLPGGMLEADGSLFSAIILEQFLRLRDGDRFWFENTKNGLFTEEEIREIRNTTFHSVLTSVTFARPTDLQPHVFIWREGDPCPQPQQLTAQHLASCTPMMVLDYFAGSGAGFGIIIAVLCCLPLVTLFVAWVVAALRKRDFQKLQRKQGTSVRREVSGEAIHAMEWHGPKTDNCPVYIQLQADKVLKVLDSRGSVLRSINLKAQPRVEVILSNNKGNKSLLLKSPKEYDLVLLFSEEAERSIFVGKLREYLKESRFDLHLSEMKEQSLMKRAVTQEQRKQILETFFRHLFAQVLEIDRSDAGELSFESSQKARESLTCELSRAEFAEALGLKEHSMFVESMFSLADKDGNGYISFREFLDILVVFMKGSPEEKSKVMFRMYDIDENGFLSKEEFLRMLRSFIEISNNCLSREQAEQVTESMFRASGFQDRDELTWENFHYMLRDHDSELRLTQLCVRGIPEVSKQNLRNCVSFIRKSEPKGTISEERKDTNLDTVSHYMERKGQELRRRPGRKANNYQLHLYTEAQRKKYERNRVQQKIQEFKRFVENYRRHIVCVILFSAITAGVFAERAYYYAFASPSTGIAQTTLVGIIISRGSAASISFMYSYILLTMCRNLITVLRETFLNHYIPFDAAVDFHRWIAMAALIFSVLHTAGHIVNVYIFSITPLSVLSCLFSTVFTNDGSQLPQKYYWWFFQTIPGMTGVLLLVVLAVMYVFATRHFRRVSFQGFWITHHLYMLLYILVIIHGSYALIQQPRFYMYFIIPALIYTADKLYSLSRKKVEISVVKAELLPSGVTHLQFQRPQDFDYKSGQWVRIACVGLGTTEYHPFTLTSAPHDDTLSLHIRAVGPWTTRLRELYSPKSLALLGALPKLYLDGPFGEGHQEWNKFEVSVLVGGGIGVTPFASILKDLVFKSSINSKLLCKKIYFIWVTRTQRQFEWLTDIIREVEESDKNGLVSVHIYITQLAEKFDLRTTMLYICERHFQKVLNKSLFTGLRSITHFGRPPFVPFFCSLQEVHPEVQKIGVFSCGPPGMTKSVEQACRQMNKKDQTYFAHHYENF